Proteins from a genomic interval of Heteronotia binoei isolate CCM8104 ecotype False Entrance Well chromosome 5, APGP_CSIRO_Hbin_v1, whole genome shotgun sequence:
- the LOC132571988 gene encoding olfactory receptor 2T5-like, whose translation MSYDRYVAICRPLQYPFLMRRRICYIMSVGVWFWSCVQALTCSLYVLPLPYCKSNVIKHNMCDYPALVQLSCSDNSAFEKTIYIGDFLVFLIPVSVILASYIAILLQVLGPHSSKRSHKALGTCLSHLCVVGLFYGASMLTYMTPVSSYSAQKSMTNTVFYTIVPATMNPFIYSLRNRDVSAALRKLFAQYALH comes from the coding sequence ATGTCATATGACAGATATGTGGCCATCTGCAGACCTTTGCAATATCCATTCCTCATGAGGAGAAGAATATGCTACATCATGTCAGTGGGTGTCTGGTTCTGGTCTTGTGTACAGGCTTTGACATGTTCCCTTTATGTGCTTCCTCTTCCCTACTGCAAGTCCAATGTGATTAAACACAACATGTGCGATTACCCAGCCCTTGTTCAGTTGTCCTGCTCTGACAATTCTGCATTTGAAAAAACAATATACATTGGGGATTTCCTGGTGTTCCTCATCCCGGTTTCAGTCATCCTTGCTTCCTACATAGCCATCCTCCTGCAAGTCTTAGGACCTCATTCCTCTAAGAGAAGCCACAAGGCCTTGGGTACCTGCCTgtcccacttgtgtgtggtgggGCTTTTCTATGGAGCATCCATGTTGACATACATGACACCTGTATCCTCCTATTCAGCGCAAAAGTCCATGACTAATACCGTGTTTTATACTATTGTTCCTGCCACAATGAACCCTTTCATATACAGTCTGAGAAACCGGGATGTGTCAGCAGCACTAAGAAAACTTTTTGCACAATATGCATTGCATTAA